The nucleotide window AGAGGCGCGCACCGCAACGCACCGTAACGCACCACCGGCTTCACTCGCTCGCTCTTTGTCGCCACTGGATTCAGATCTCATCCACTTTACCCACCGAGGCGCCACCAGAAACCCGgcgacacaaagacacattctATTTTCCCAGGGAGCTTCCGATCCCCCTTTAACACTCGAGTGGGACTGAGAGATGAATCATAAAACCCTTTTACTGTGGATTTTCCTCCAGTGTGCCGCTGCGCTCTTCGCCCCTGCGCTTGGAGAAAACGCCGCTCTTAAAGGTAAGAAAGGCTTTGTGCACCACTCTCCATTCATCActatcatttattcatttcccCAGCACCCAAAGGGGGAAGCTTTTAAAACCGAACGTGGCACGCGTAAAGTGCGTAAAAGGTGTGCGTAAATGGAAAATATAATTCAAAGAAGCATGATATTAGaattctctctcctccctgcttaAAGGGCTCCGGTGCGTTTTGGGGCGATGGGGCTTAATAATGAGTAGGAGCCTATAGAGTCTATGGTGGGAACAAGTGTGCCTGGACAGAGAGAGCCAGAAAACCGGGATGGATTTCAAAGACAAGACTGCGACGTGTCCTTTTTGGGAGAGCGGCAGCAAATATGCACCAAGAGCAGGACGCGCAACGCCacgtctccctctgtgtgtgtgaactgtttGGAAAAGATAACTCTGCTGAACCCGCGTTTTACCACAGACCGCTTTCCGCCGTCTTTACTGCCCAGCTGAAGTCATTTTGGTCGGTGTGGCCCATTACCAGAGGGTGTTGAGttcatcattttcatttaaacccAGACCTGGTGTTTCTGCCCTGCGGTTTAAAATCACTCATTTGCTTCACCAAGAATGACTCCCAATGAGAGCAGAAGTTTAAAATAGCTGAGGGCTGAGTTTACAcatgttattatttaaatgttttcctcctgCGGGTAAACTGCCAGGATCCTGATGTTGCTTTTCAAGCCCAGAGTTTCAATTTTGCAGTCTGAGCCTCAGACCAGAGAGCTCACTGTGTTGTAAGTCCTCGCCAGCTTTGCAGAGATCCGGCTGCAGTTGTGTCACGGagtttgaaataaaagaagagaagggTGGCGGTGACATTTGGGCTCCGCGCCTGCGTCTCCGGTACAACTTGCACCCTTTATTGTAGCAGATGTTGGCTGCAAGGGCGAGATGATTGGCTGCTTCAGTCTCCCCCCTGAAAGTGTGAGGGACCATTGGTTGAATGGTTTCTGAATTTTCTTTGAAATGTGTAGAGATCGGTgtgttccttttctttctttgtttgttttaaagtcattttaatgatcaggaaagagatggaggaaaacacattttgaatcagTGTATTTTCTCAGTTTGATCTAACCTCCTCTGTCATTTCCCCCTCAGGTCAAGACAGTGAATTGGATGAACTGTCAACCGACAAGCCAATCGATGGAGTCGTCAAGTACAACATGAGGAAGAGTCTGGATTTTGAGCAGGAGGGCTGCTACCTGCAGAATGGCAACAAGGATCGTCTAGAGGAGTGTGGCTTCAATGCCACAGCCAaaaccatcttcatcatccacGGCTGGACGGTACGTGAgccaacatttattttctatcatCATGTCTAGTTTCAGATCCCCTCTCCATCTGGGTCACAGACGATAAAGCCCAGCCTCACCTCACAGAGGGAAGTGTAGCTTGAGTGTTGAATGATCGGAGGGGAGAGGGCTTTGATTGTTGAAATTCATCATGTGAACGTGAAATAACTGtcagggagaggacaacccatTAAAGCTGTTTGCCTGACTTCCATTatcccccttttcctctccctcagaTGAGCGGGATATTCGAGAGCTGGATGCAAAAGCTGGTCTCCGCGTTGATGCAGCGGGAAAGCGACGCCAACGTCGTGGTCGTGGATTGGATAATGATGGCTCAGCAGCTGTACCCCGACGCAGTCAACCACACCCACAGTGTCGGCCTCGATATTGCCACCATGATAAACTGGCTACAGGTGTGTAGGCCTTTTAGTCCGACCATGCAAATACATAATTTGGTCAGGCTGCACCCGTCCTGGCACAGAAATGGTTAAACCTTGTTGAGCTTGGTCTTATGAATGCGAGGTCTCTTTAGTgtgtataaataaatggatttgCTAATGTCTGGGATGTCTGAGCAACCTCGGCAGTTGAGTCAGTAATGCCGAGGAGCTGAGTTCCTGCAAATCCACAAGAACCTGCCTCCCTTCTGTTTTTTACCTGCAGTGAGATCATGTGAGGTCTCCTGTGAGCTTGACAGAAGTGCCAAAACGTGTTTGAAGAaatccattttgatgatttctgAAATCAATACTTCGCCCCAAGGCAATTTCGCTCCATTCCTTGTGTTGGGTTGCTTCTTTAAGAACCATTAGATCAACGCTGACAGGGGAATCTAATGGGGATTATAGTCTATTTAACACTTCAGAGGCAGAGACAACAATTCTCATTCAGGATTGTCACCAAATTGGACCAAGTGAGGAAGGAAGCAGGCGTCCTGCCACTTAGTTGTAAACATGGACAAAGAGTATTTCATGGAGACAAACTGAGACAGCTGGTGGAGGCACTGTTGCCTGGACGGGTCTGTGGGTAGATGTGGTCCGGGTTAACTGAGCTTGGCTCGGCTGCAGGCCCGATGGATCATCACTGGCTGAGATCCAGGATTTGTTCATTTCGGGTTCGTGGCGGCAGCTGCTGATGAGTGTTGtaatttttctttctcacaggATGAGCACCAGCTGCCTCTGCTAAACGTGCACCTGATTGGCTACAGCTTAGGCGCACATGTAGCCGGCTACGCTGGAACATTTGTGCGAGGGACCATCGGCAGAATCACTGGTGAGTTCAGTGCTACATGAATCTGGAATCAACCCCGACTCAAAGATGGTGCCGCCCCTGTCTCCTGACACCaagtctctttgtgtttctaataGGCCTAGACCCAGCAGGACCAATGTTTGAGGGTGTGGAGGAACGGAAGCGTCTCTCTCCAGACGATGCCGACTTTGTGGACGTTCTGCACACATACACCAGAGAGGCTTTGGGAGTGAGCATTGGCATCCAGCAGCCCATTGGGGACATTGACATCTACCCCAATGGCGGCGATGTGCAGCCCGGCTGTGCTCTGGGTGACGTGCTGGCAGTTGCAGGAAGTACGTACTTtacaataaacacatacatCTATATCTGACTCGATATCTGTTTTTGCAATAGTGCAGCTGCAGCCCAGCTAACCTGCCATCCTCTCTTTCTGCAGATTTCATGGAGGTGATGAAGTGTGAGCACGAGCGCGCTGTGCACTTGTTCGTGGACTCCCTAATGAGCAAGGACCACATGAGCTTTGCCTACCAGTGCACGGGCCCCGATCGCTTCAAGAAGGGCATCTGCCTCAGCTGCCGTAAAAATCGATGCAACAACATCGGCTACAACACCAGGAAGATGCGCAAGAGGCGCAACAGTAAAATGTACCTGAAGACGAATGCCATCACTCCCTTCGGAGGTACGTTACCATCCAGATATGATCCGTCaatttgtctttatcttttacTACTATGTTTATTTCCTAGAGTACCACTGATAAGACACTAAACTGAGATATGGTAGAGATGCTTACAGTTAAAGTTCATATCTTGCATCTTTTACGATTCCAGCTTCTCGTGTAAACTACTACTGCACACAACTCAACTGCTGATTAATTATTaacttattttctcttttctttccaggCTACCACTACCAGATGAAGATGCATGTGTTCAACAGAAAAAATTCCGACAACGCAGATCCCACCTTCCTTGTCAAGTTATACGGCGCCAACAACGACACAACGAAGATATCTGTCGATGTGTAAGTACACAATCTAAATCCTGCAGAGTCACCGACCGCCACAACATGACAATCTATTAAGCCACTGTGCACTGGGTCGATACTGACCCCCAACTGGTCGCTCTGCTGCCTGTGGTACGCTGAAGCACTCAGGCTTGTGACTGTAAATTTGGAATTTGAACTTGAACTATGTTTGTACTGACTGACCTTTTCAAAGTGCCAGTCACGTTGGTTTGTTACGCAGTACAAGCTCAGACTGGGGGAGGAACCTCAGTCAGTCAAGTTTCCATAGATGCTAATGCTGATTAGAGCCTTTGTTGGAATTCTTGGATGGAAAAAGAAATACCATATATCAGCAGAGAGGCATCCCAGGGGCTTAGATCGTCATGCGAGGCTTACCGGTTTTCAATACTTTAGTTAGACTTTTAATCCTCTAATAAATGCGGAATTACAATAATCCACTTGCGCACACATCTGACCCAACCTGGTTTATCTTTGTTCAGCCACGACAACGTCATCGGCCTGAACCTGACCAACACTTTCCTGGTGTTCACTGAGAAGGAGATTGGGGACCTGCTGAAGATCAGTCTGAGCTGGGAAGGAAACGATGAGTCCTGGAGCTCCATGTGGAAGAGCGTGAAGAAGTCCTTCTGGGCCTGGAACGCCAAACCCCCCAAACCCGTCCTGGAAGTCCGGCGCATTCGTGTGAAAGCGGGAGAAACGCAGAAGAAGTAAGTCAAAGGGAGAAGCTGAGCAAAGACCACATATCTGCTCAGTGTCtagaataaagttgtattacACTGATTGAACAGTTAttaagctgttgtttttttttcacgtttCAGATTTACTTTCTGTGCTCAAGACCCTTCGAAAACTGAAATCTCACCAGGAGAGGCCATAACGTTTGTGAAGTGTCGTGACGGCTGGGAAGTGAAACCTAGAAAAAGGTACGAAACCTTATATGATTTTTTAGAAAGGGACGCAAATAAGCCTGAATTAAATATCTGGTTTCTGTGCAATCTGAGGTAAGGTTTTTGATTGTTCTTCTGTTTTCCATCGACAGGCTGCCCATGTAACAACTCAGCATTTCCAACAACCAATTCACCGTCACCACGGGGGACCCAACATGGATCAACGAGGAGCACTACCTTCTCTTGATGCGAGCACTTTTTCGTTTGGAGGAGGATTGATCAGCGCACGGTGGGGACGAGCTTCAGGTTTCAGCTTCTGGAAGTTTTCTGGTAATTTCTGAAAACGTGGACCCTGGGCTCTGTCCAGCGTACGAGACAGCAGGAGGTCTCCTTGCAGGCTGGAAGCTGGGGCGGTCCTAAATGTCAAATTGCCTGTGAGAGTTGCAGAAAGTTCCTTTTTTGTGTGGACTGTAGTAAAGTAGAATACAGATCTGTGCCTGGGGACAAACACCAGCAATTGTAGTCGCTGTactgtacattttttaaatatttcctaTTTATGAATAGAATGGAAGCACTGCAAGACCAACATTATTTATCAGAGCACATCCCAGTTGcagtatttgtgtgcgtgtctgtgtgtgtgtgtgtgtgtgtgtgtgtgtttttttttttaatatgtgggtgattgtgtgtgtgtgttgtgcccAAGATATGTGCCTTTCTGCTGAGAGATTACTGATACACTGTATAACTGAAGGAGATACCGGATCTCGTTGCACACAATCTTTCTGAGGAGGCTTTGTGCGTCATGTTACTGTTACTGTTTGTGGCTTATCTTTTTTTTGGGTTGTGTCTATGTATATAATGTAAATAactttttggaaaaaaaataaatgcaccTGTTATTTGTAGAAGCCGTTGCCTGTGTCTTCTGTATTGGTTACTGTCTCTGAAAGATCCTATCCAACCATTGTCTGTACCACTTAAAgggttatgggggggggggggggggccccaAACCCAATCCCAATCCCAATCCCATTGACTTTATTTGGACTCTCtaattaacctaaccccaatgtgcatgtctttggacagaGCTCCATACAGAAGGGTCCTAACTGAACtaggattcaaaccaagaacctttCTGCCGTGGGGCGACAGTGCTGCCCCTCTGTGCCACGGTGCCGTCCCTGGTTGATCCCAGGTTTCACTATGAGACCACATCCGTCCCCTTGATTTGGACTGATGAGCCTGTAAGCGGCCTCGACAATCATTTGTGAATCGAGCCACAACCGCAATTTTTCGATCTGAGTGTTGGTGGCAACGCCTTAGTGAAACTGATACCTGAGAATCAGCCAGGTGTACTGGGGGAGCCGACACCTTTTTGATACCTCCTTGCTTTTGATCTCTATTCTATTTGTATCATGGGCCAGTTTGGAAATAAAGATTGTTCTTTAGTCCTCGTCACATCTGATTTACCAGTAGCTCATTTTTCCTCAGTCCAAACATCTCGATCTCCCTGCAAACTGGGGAACTCGTGACTAAATAGACAAGTTACTGTACAACACTTTTGGGCAACGGTCTGTGGAGCAACACGGCCAACAGAGCAGAATTCTTTGCGGTGTTTGTAATTGCATCTCTTTGTTGCCCAACATGTTTAAAGGCTCACTGATAGCTATCTTTCAACATAACATAAATCTTTGATTGTGACTCGTAATGCACCTGGAATTCCACACACATTCCTCCTCTGCCATGACACAACAGCATGTGTCGGTGCATGCAGCGGCGAAGTGGCAACCTCCTGCTCAGGAACGGAAATATTTCTCGAAACACATCGATGTCTTTGTTGTCACTGAAATGCCAGGGAGGTTAGTAAGAGAGGAAACATCTCGGTACACTTGACATCTGGTGATTGAGTCCCCCCATGAGTCATCCTCCGTGATTCCTCCTACTTTTTATCTCTATAAACATCTTTTTGTGTCCAGTTCATCTCTGTTATGTCTCGTGTGAATGACTCGCTGCAGCAGTGACCAATTTTTCCACGAGTCAGACGACCTCCATCCAGCGAGGCCGCGAGTCAGTCTGTTCCTAGAAACATTGAGCCGTCGGGTCACCACACTGACCACCACACCACCCACTGTTCATTTAGTGACTCAGT belongs to Platichthys flesus chromosome 3, fPlaFle2.1, whole genome shotgun sequence and includes:
- the lipg gene encoding endothelial lipase, whose amino-acid sequence is MNHKTLLLWIFLQCAAALFAPALGENAALKGQDSELDELSTDKPIDGVVKYNMRKSLDFEQEGCYLQNGNKDRLEECGFNATAKTIFIIHGWTMSGIFESWMQKLVSALMQRESDANVVVVDWIMMAQQLYPDAVNHTHSVGLDIATMINWLQDEHQLPLLNVHLIGYSLGAHVAGYAGTFVRGTIGRITGLDPAGPMFEGVEERKRLSPDDADFVDVLHTYTREALGVSIGIQQPIGDIDIYPNGGDVQPGCALGDVLAVAGNFMEVMKCEHERAVHLFVDSLMSKDHMSFAYQCTGPDRFKKGICLSCRKNRCNNIGYNTRKMRKRRNSKMYLKTNAITPFGGYHYQMKMHVFNRKNSDNADPTFLVKLYGANNDTTKISVDVHDNVIGLNLTNTFLVFTEKEIGDLLKISLSWEGNDESWSSMWKSVKKSFWAWNAKPPKPVLEVRRIRVKAGETQKKFTFCAQDPSKTEISPGEAITFVKCRDGWEVKPRKRLPM